A stretch of DNA from Piliocolobus tephrosceles isolate RC106 chromosome 21, ASM277652v3, whole genome shotgun sequence:
AGTGCGTGGCACGAACTAAGCGCTAGGAAGCGTCACTGtcatctcctccctcccccagctccctctATCTCCATACTTACCTTCCTCACTGGGGCCTCCTGGGCTGGGGACCGCTGGGCGAGGCTCTCGCGAGCGGGCCGGGAGCCGGGGGCGCTGGAAGTAGAGGCGAGCTGCAGAAGGGCTGCTGCGCGCCACGCCAGGCTAAGGGCGGCCTCTGGGGGCTGCTGCGGGCATCGCGGAGGCAGGCCTAGCTAGAGCTGATCAGGCCCCACAGGCGGGATCGCGTCGCCCCGGGTACCACCGCGCGGGATTAGACTGGGGGCCCGGCTTGGCGGAGGTCGGTACCTGAGTGTGCACAGACGAGGCCCAGCCCGGCGGCCAGTGCGGCGCCCAGCACGAAGGCTGCCAACACCAGCGCCACCACCGGCGCGGGTTCCAGGGCCGCAGGGGCCGGCGCGGGAGGCTCAGGGCGCACGGCGCGGCCGGGGACACTCTTGGGCGGCCCTGTGGGAAGAGCCACGCTGAGACTGGTTCCAGGTCCCAGGTGTCCTTCCCACCCCCTTTGCCACCCCACGGCCCCCTGCGGAGGAGGACTGCGTGCTCACTGGGGGGCGGCCGCGGCACGGTGACCACGATAGGCTGCGTCAGCGTGTGCAGGTGGAGGCCGTCGGCAGCCAGACCCTCGGCGCTGCCACTGCCAGTGCCGGCGCACGCCTCGTCCTGAGGCAGACACTGGGGGAGAGGAAGGTGGGGAAGAGACGGGGACATCAGGGCACCGGGATCGTGGCTCTGGTCCCCAGGGCCCCCAAGAGAGACCTGAGTCCCGCTCTCCACCACAGCCAAGATGGGACCCCTGGAAATCCGGCCACTTAGGGATCCGTGAGCCCAGACCCTACTCATACAAGTGGCTAGCCGCCCAGCCCCTAAGGACCCCAAATCCCAGGCCCACAAGATTGCATGGTCCGGGTCTCCCAGCAGGTGGGAGGCCCAGCACCAAGTTCCCAGAAATATGTCCCCTTAGTGGTCTTCTGCATCCAACCCCCAGCCCTGAAGGATTCTAGAGCTGTCCATGGGGGAACCCAGTGTCCACACTGTCCCCGGAGAAACCGTCGGCAGAGATGGGCCCCTCCGCcccacctctccccacctccagaTCCTCCGACCCCGAGAGTATCCCCTTTCCACTGCCAGAGTCGCTGGTGCCCAGTCCCCGAAGGACCCCGGCGCTCGGATTCCAAGCTCTGCGCCCGCGCACCCGcgatggcggcggcggcggcgtcaGAGGCGCAGGCGCCCGGCGGACTCCCCGGAGGCGGCGGCAGCGGCTCAGCTGGCAGTGCAGGAACTGCACCGAGGCGTTGAAGACCGGGCGCAGGCGGAAGCTGAAGCGCGCGGGGCGGGTGGCACCCGGGCttggcggcggcggtggcgggaAGGCGACAGAGGTGTCGGCGGGGCAGCCCTCGCGCAGCAGAGCCAGGGCGGGCCCCGGGGCCGGGCGTGAGGACGGCGTCACTGAGCAGCGGTGCAGGGCCAGGCCCCAGCGCGGGGAGGGACGGGCCAAGGCCGCCTGGGGGACGGAGGCGCCATCACGGATTGCCCGTCCCCACCGGCCCCCATCCGCCCCTGGTGTCCGCGGGGTCCCCACCTGCACGAACACGCGGCTGTCGGCCGGGACCTCGAGCGGCCCCGCGCGGTGCGGAAAGACGTCCTCTGTGTCAGACAGCTTCAGACTGAAGAGGGGTCTGCGCAACCAGGGGCCGGGCGCCGCGGGGAACGGGGGTGCTGGCGGGAGGTGGGGGGGGGAAGGGCGGCCCAGAGAGAAAACGCGCGCTGCCCTTTAGGCCTCTGGGAAAAGTGACCCGACCACCTCGCCCCCGCCACCGCCTTTGGAAAAAGGATGCAGTTGCGGCGGCGGATTCACCCATGACGGGCTCCGCGCCACGTTTCCCCTGACGGTGATGTGCTCCCTGACGACCCCTGGGACCCGCACAGCCCAGCAGCTGAGCGGGTTGCAGAGCCATGAGCCCCTAGAGAAGCCTCCGAAGCTGGCGAAGGCCTCCCTGGGGCGGAAGAGACGCGGTGAGGAGCACCCGATGGTGCGGTCTGGCTGGGTGAAATCAGAGCTCCCCCACCTTCCCCAGGGCTGCTCTTGGGGACGCAGCAGGACCAACGGTTCCCCTTTCTAAGGGGATATAGGTGCTGTCACCAACGAGGAAGGGAAGTGAAGAGGATACCTTCCCTAGAGGCTCTCCTGGGCACAGCCAAAGCCCAGCCAGGCCACCAAGATCTGAGACACTTCCACTTGTACAGGCTAAGGCAGCCATGGGGTCCCCCCCCCTCCGTGCCCCTACACACACACTGATGTCTGCCTTCAGGAGGTGCTGAGCGGGGTCCTGGTGAAACGGATAATCTCCAAACCCGAAAGATGCCTGCACATccattttccttgttttctgagacagggtctccctctatcgcccaggctggagtgtagtagtgcgaatatagctcactgcagcctccacctcctgggctccagtcatcctcctgcttcagcctctctagtagcggTGACCAGACACTCGCAAACATGGCCATAAGggttctatgttgcccaggctggtctgaaactcctggcctcaagcgatcctctcccctcagactccctaactgctgggattacaggcatgagccccctcATCCATCCCCACGCACCCACTTCTGAAGAGTGCCTGAGTAGACTGGCCCTCTCCGTGGCTGCAGGGAGCTTTGCCGAAGTGGGGCCGTGAGCCACCCTTGGGATGGAGGACAGAAACCCTATCCTACTCCCCTGTCTCGTCCCCACCCCCGTGAGGACCAGAAGTTGAAAAAGAGTGAcaccggctgggcacggtggctcacacctgtaatcccagcacttcgggaggtcgaggcgggtggatcgcctgaggtcaggagttcgagaccagcctggccaacacagggaaaccttgtctctactaaaaaatacaacaattagccagatgtggtgttgcacgcctgtagtcccagctactcaggaggctaaggcaggagaatcgcttcaacagaggtggacattgcagtgagccgagattgcaccactgcactccagcctgggtggcagagcaagactccatctcaaaaaaaataaagagggtgACACAGTGATAGAAGCATGACAGACCGGTCCCCTCCCTGCTCATACATACCAGGTGGCCCGCTGGGCAAGGTGGTGATCCCTGGGAGCAGGGCCAGCAGCAGCATGGTGCCCAGCATGCTGGACCAGCTGAGGTCGGAGTGTTCGGGGCCagagcagacaccagctgggctGCACCCAGGTCCCGCACGTGGGCAGGCGGCCCTGTCCTTggccaggagggaggcagggagcgGGGGTGGCAGACTGAGGGGCTGACACCAGAGCCAATGCCCAAGGCCTGGAGGGATTAGGGGATCCTCTGCGGCCCGACCTGTGGCTAATGGGGATAGGGGGTCCCTCACACCAGCTGCTTGATATCCATTGGCAAGTCACTACAAACACCTCCCGTTCAGCTCCCaaacctgcctcagtctcccctcaATGCAGAGGCCTCCCCGGCACCCACCCCCTTGGCCCCTCGCTCTGCCAGGCCCATGACACACCACAGACTCGGTGGAAGAAAAGGGAGGGATTTATTCTCAAGCGTCTAAGGGTTTACAAATGTgggcattttgttttaaaaaggggCAGGGCGCCACTGGCGGCCTGAGGAGGGGTCCATTGGCTGGTGGGCTGGCCCGAGCCACCGTCAGGCCCCTGCCCGCCCGGTCCGCCCTCTGCCTGGTCCAGAGGGATGGCTGGTGACGAGGGGGGAGGTCTTGggagaggctgggaggcaggagagactCCCCCAGGGCTCCCCACTTAACACtgaagggggtgggggtgggcggACACACACTCATAAAACAgcaaataaagttaaataaaaataaaaccaggcaGCCCGGCCTCGGGCCTGTGCTGGTCCTGGGACCAGCCATGCAACCTTCCGGGAATCCGCAGAGGCCCCCATGGCTGGACGCAGGGGAGGAGAAAAGCGCCAGGCCTGTTGGCACCCCCACCCAGCAGACCCCGGGCCCCTGACAAAGGGACCAAGGGGCAAGAGAAGGTGGCGTTCCCCGCTGGGGGCAGAGAGAAGATGACGTCTAGGACTTTTTAAACATGCGGCGTTTTGTGAATATCGTAACAAGAGTCAACAGGCTAGGTGAGAGGAGAGGGATGCTACCTACGCTGCCCCCGCCACAGCCAGACGGCTTCCGCGCCTTTGGTGTtggtttttctttgtggttttacgggattttgtgtttttttttttcttgttttttgttttgttattttttcttgtccACTTGATTTGCATGCAACACCCACACAAAGGAAACACAccccctcctgctctggccacccCAGCGGGCTCCGGGGGGCACCTGGCCTGGGCCCCCGGTGCACACACCCGGTCCTTCCCAGTCCTGGACCTCAACGTgggctgggccaggtgtgggtgAGTGGAGGAACGGCCAAGGGCACGATGGGGTGACCGCCTCACAGCCCCACCCGCAGCCCGGGCCCCACCCCTGCTGGAGCTTGTCATACGTCCTCAAACCCCCAGATCCACTCCCTCTGCCCTCAATCCCAGACTCCCTCCGGACCCCTCCCTTGGCTCCGCTCTGTCACCGACTCCCTCCGGTCACCTGCTCTGCACCATACCCCATGCCCACCTTCCCTGAAGGCCATCCTGTGCAGTGAGGGCCCCGCAGACCCTTCCGCACCCCCTGAGGTCTTCAACTCACCCCCAAGCTGTGGCTCCCGGAGACCCCAGAGCAGCGGCCCCAGCCCAGTCCCCCAGTGCCCAAGGGCAGTTGGGGCCACACGACAAGCAGCTAAACGTGACTTTGGTAAAAGTTTCTGAAGGTACCGACAAACCCCATGAGAACAAGCTCTCCTCCCACCACCCCAAACACCCCACCaagtacaataaaatacaataaactcCAAAAAGGACCCCCTGAGAtcaaagagagagagcgagcgcgCGCAGTGGCAATGCCCACACCGCCTGGCTGGGGCCACTGACTCATTGCGCCACGGGAGACCTATGCAGACCCGGGGACCTGTCAGGAGGTGGCTGGGCCCAGGCTCaggccaggagacagaggcagggaggGTGACGGGAGAGCCAGACAAGGACAGAGAGGTAGAGCGGGGGACAGAGGGTGACGGAGGAGGAACAGGTGCGTGGGAGTGGCGAAGGGCACAGCACGCTGGGAGCGTGGTGGCTGCGGGACTCGGGGGCTCTCTCCCGGCCCCTGGGGGCCGCCCCGGCCCAGAGGTTGCGGCTGAATGAACAGCGACTCTGTTCGCGGCCTGCTGTCTTCCGTTCACAGTGTCTGTCGGGGGACGCACACGGCCGGCTTACCCCGGGGTGGGAAGGGCGGGGGCCTGGTAGGCCCGGGGCGGGGGGTGGGTGGGCACCCCCCACTCTCTGTCCTCAGCCCTCGGTGGCCGTCCAGGTCCCAGGTCTCCCCTGACAGGCAGCTGGGTGGCCAAGTGGGGAGGTGGGCCTGTGGCCATGCCCCTGGCCCTCTGTGGGGCTGGCCGCCGCCAAGCAGCTACCTGAAGAAGGGCAGGTGGGGCTGGCTCAGGACGCCGCTAGTCCGCGGTGACTCAGTCTTCGCCATGACATCCTTGAACCAGGACGCCACGTCCACCTCCAGCGTCTCATAGCGCTTGATGAAGCTGTGTTCCTGTGGGCCCGAGGGGGGGCTTAGGAGAGGGTCTTCCCTCCTGGCCTCGCGCCGCGGCAGGGACAGGACGGGGACTGGGAGGGCCCCAGGTACTCACAAGTAGCTTATTATACTTTGGTCTCTTCCTGTGATCTTTAGTAAGGctagaggaagagaagggaagacagATGTGAGAGCAAGGCAGGAGGGGATGCTGGTCCCACCCCCGTGTTCAGGCCCCCCCCAAGGAGCCAGCGGTCCCCAAGATGTGTGTGGCAGAAGGAGCTGTGGATGTCCTCAGACCCCGGCTGACAGCTGGGAGCAACTGTGAGTCCTGGAGCCTCCCGGCTAGGTGGCAAGGGCCTGACTTCGGGGGTCAGAGCTGGCTGAGGTCCCCCAGAAAGTTGGGTGGGGCTCCCGAGAGAATCAGACATGGCCCTCCTGCACTTGTAGCTGTGTCTGCTGCAGAAGCGTGCTCACCATCTCCCACAGCCACCCTGCCAAATGCTACAGGGCTGGCTGTCCCCTCAGGCAGGTCCAAACCCAGCTCGTGGCTCCCCAGGCACCAGCTCCAGCTCCTGTCTGCAGCCACCAGCCACGAGCCCGCCCACAGGCGCATCCACCCATCCCAGGGTGGGGCCTCCATTCCCCTCCCGCCCTTGCCTCCCTGGCTGCCCAGAGCAGCGGGCTGTCCCTGACCTCCCAAGTGGAGGAAGGGTCTCACCAATCTTTGACGAAGGACTGGAAGTCCCCCGAGAAGCCCATGTGTCCGGGCAGAAGCGGGGGCTCTTCCTGTAGGACTTTGGTGAGGACCTCAAAGTCCGTCTTGCAGTTCTTGTAGGGAAACTGTCCTGTTGCCAGCTCCACCTGGGAGGGAGACGGGCAGGGCTGGACCGGCCAGGACAGGTTTGTGTTCTCTTCCCGCCGAGTCCCCCAGAAGCCCTCACTCCTGGCTGGAGAAAAGGGGCAGGGCCCCAACTCACCAACGAGATGCCCAGGCTCCATACATCAGCCCGGATGTCATAGTCTGGCTTGGTGGGGTCTGGGGGGTCAATGCGCTCgggctgcaggaggaggaggggaagatgTATCTCCAAGTCTGGGCCGgcctcccaggccccaccccctcccccgctGGAGGGCCCCCACTCACCGCCATGTAGGCTGCGCAGCCGGCGCTCCGCGTCTTGGCTTTGGAGTCCACCAGGCGGCCGCTGATGCCGAAGTCGCAGAGCTTGATCTGGCCCCGCTCGTCCAGCAGGATATTGGAGGGCTTGACGTCGCGGTGGATGACACCGTGCTTCTCCTTCAGGTAGTACAGCGCCTTCACAATCTACAGGTAGGCAGAGGAGGGTGCATGTGACAGGGGGCACAGGCCCAAGGCCACCTACCTGGTGCACGCCCCGCCTGGCCACTCACCGCCACTGTCATCTTGCCCAGGATGCGCTCGGGGATGGGGCCCTGCATCCGCTTCTTGAGTTTCTCGGCGCAGGTGCCCATGAGCTCCATGGCGATGAAGACGTCCGTCTGCAGTAAGAGGGGGTGCCCGGGGGAGCTGTGTCTTCTGGCCCAGCCCCCAGAGGCTCTGCTCCCTGGGAAGGGGCAGggggtgagggaggaggagaccctgcagggtgtggggcagggggcACCTGGCACGGCTGGGGACTCACGTTGGTGATAAACGTCCCAAAGCACTGCACAATGTAGGGGCAGTCATGGCTCTTGAGCACCACATCCAGGTCCATGAGGATACGCTTGTTCTCCTCCTTGTTCCCCGAGCGCCGCATTTGCTGCACAGGCAGGGACGGGAGGGAGCCTTAGCACTGGCCCGGGGTGTGGGGCGCGGTTGGGGTAGCCGCCAAGGCTCACCTTAACGGCAATGACGTGGCCGGTCTTCCGGAAGCGCATCTTCCACACCTGGCCGCAGGTGCCGCTGCCCATCTCGCCCAAGTTCTCCAGGTCGTTGATTTCTGCCTGGTAGcgctgggaggagagggagggttGGAGGGTCCCCGGGGCCTCTGtcaccgccccccaccccccactggCGCCCCCAGGATGGGTCCAGCCTGGCTGGGCCTCCTCCCTCTCCCGCCACAGTGAAGGTGGTACCTGGCCCCCGATGGTCAGGTAGCCCGTCTGCTTCATGATCTCCTGCAGCTTCTGGTCAATCTCAATGCTGGGGACACGGAGCAGGTGCCGGTGGAGGTGGGTCCTGACCTTAGGTTGGCCACCCCAGCCCCCCATACCGGGGTTCTCACCGGTTTAACCACCCTCCTCCTGAGGCTGGCACGGTGGCCCCTCAATGCTGCTTCCCACCCAACCCCGCCGGGCCCCTGGCTCACCTCTCCATGCTTCGGGGCGTGAAGAGGGTTGACGGGAGCCCCAGCATGTGGCGGGGCCGGGCAGGGGGCGTGGGGTGCTGCGGGGAGCTCTCTGAGGATGGCGAGCGGCTGCCCCCATCGTTGGCCAGCGGGAGCTGCAGGGCTGGGGGGGTGAGAACCAGTGGCAGGGGTGGGGTCAGCACCCAGCTGGTCTCAGCTCCACATCTGGCACTCCAGGGAGGGGTCGGGACCCTCACCTTCCCCTCCTGGGCTTCCCTAGCTAGGCTGGCACAGCCCCTTCCCTGCTGGGCTGGAGGAGCTGGggtctccctcccaccccagactGTCCTCAGGGTCCCTTGTCTCATCCCCTGACCTGGAAAGAGATGGAAGAGGCTGGCAGGGGAGAGGGAGCCCCAAGTCTACGCTGACGGAGAAACAGGACGGGTACCTGAGGTGTCCCTCGGCCGGGCAGCCTCCCTGACAGGTGTGGGCgcttcctcccacttctgcccAGGAAGCAGGCCCAGGACCACAGCGCCCACAGGCTGGACAGGCGGGGGTGGAGTGCCTGCCGCGGCTGGCCCGGGCTGTGGCTCTGCTGGTAGCACTAAACTTGGCTCCCAGACAAGAGCGAGCGGGGCCGCCGTGGGGAGGCCGTGGGCACGAGACCCAGGTTTCAGGCTGCCTTGCCCCATGTTCTGTTCTGGGGTCGGGAGGGCCCCTCGGGCCAGTGGGCTGACATGGGGGCCTCCCGGCCTGGCCTGCAGAGCTGGGGCCCGTGGGGGCAGGACAGGACCTCAGGGGGCCTGCATCATCTGGGAGGAGAGTTGGGGGGCACAGCTCCTGCAGGGGCTGGCGGGACCAGGTGGGGCCAACGCTGGGCCAGGCAGGGGTTGGCTCATCCAGCAGCCTGCATGCGGGCAGCTCGGGCATGCTACAGCGGGCGGGCAGGCGGCGGGCAGGCAGCGGGCACCCTGGGGTGGGCAGGCAGCATTAGGGGTGGGAGggcaggagacagacagacaggaacCAAGACTCGGGCCCAGGTGCCCAGAGGAGGCACTGCACAGACAGGCCAGAGAGGGGCCTGGGACAGGAGGGCAGCTTCCTGGAGGAGCTAGGGTCTCCCTGGCTGGGCTGGCAATGGGGTGCAGGAACCGAGGCCAGGATGCCAACGTGGCCTCCAGAGGAGCCAATCCTGACACCTCACATCCTAGAGGCCCTGACAACGGCTACACACACCTCCCAAGGTGCCCCTCCCACAGGGGCTGGGGCCTGCCGCTCTCCCAAAGCCCTCAACGGACAACCcctctccctgtcttcctcctgcCTCGTCCACCTTTTCTTCCCACAGTACTGCAGGCTCCTGGTGACCGGTGCCCAGGGACTAACACGAACAGACAAACCCGCTCCATGCTGGCAGCTAAACCCCGTCCCTCCCCTGGGTGCCTGGGACGCTGATCTCAGCCAGTAGGAGAGGGAGGAGGACGCTGACCTCAGTCTCAATGCAGGAGGCCCAGCACTGCCCCTCCCTGGTCCCGCCAGCCCCTGCAGGAGCTGTGTCCCCTTGCTCCCCTCCTGGAGGACCAGGCAGGAGCTGGGGAAGGGCTCTGGGGACCTGGAGACACAGTCAGGCCCAGCTTTCCTAACTGGCCTAGAGGCCTCACCTCCCATGCCCCTCCCACTGTCCTGGCCACTGTGCCTCCACAGCACCACGTCACCTTCCActggtgctttttcttttttttttttttgagataggttctcactctgtcgcccaggccggagtgcaatggcgcgatctcaactcactgcaacctccacctcccaggttcaagtcattctcctgcctcagcctcctgagtagctgggattataggcacacgccaccacgcccaactaatctttgtctttttagtagagacgggagctTGCTGCGTTGGCCAGGTTTCTCCCTCTGCTTCTTCAGGTCCCTGTGCCTCTGCTCTGTCCATGGCCCAAGCCACAGCCCCGATCCCCTTCTGGCTCCCGAGGGCCTGTGCTCCCCTCACACCCAGCCCCCAACCCCTGTGCACCTAGTGTCTCTTGAGACACTGCCTGGTTCCCGCCCTCAGAGAGTATCTGAGTCCCGCTCCCGCCCTGCACTCAGGGGGTGAGGACCACAGCCCTCGAGCAGTCCTGTGGGCCCCCTCCCCGGCACAGCCCACCAGGCCTTCCGAGGGCGGCCCCGGAGCCTGGGGAGGAGGCTGCTGGCCTACACACTGGAGCACAGGGGGATGGAAAGGAGGGCTCAGGTAGGCATTGGGGGAAGGAGGTACACAAAGGCCCTGAGAACAGAGGCCACAGAGGTGGTGATGGCCACATGGCAGCTCAGGAGGGTGGAGTGAGAGCAAGAGGGTGaggatgagagagaaagagaatggatgAGAGAGAGCGAGAGGCTGGAGGGCACATGTCTGCTGACAGGAGCCACAGGTGTGCAGGCTGCCATGTCAACATGCACGCACACGCCGTGCAAGTGCACACAAGCACAACACACACGTGGGGCATGCCGCCGTGGACCCAACACCCATGCAGCTGGGACAGAGTCCCCCTTGCccatcagacacacacacacacagtcactcaCGGGGCCAGGCACCCCATCTACTCTCTCTCCCAACACAGGCGTGGGGCACAGCCTGCATGCCCACCACAGGCTGGCACTACGCTCAGAGCCCGGGCAGGGCTGTCTTCTCTccccccacctcctccaggacgctttttacattcttttttttttttttttttgagacggagtcttgctcttttgccccggctggagtgcagtggcacgatctgggttCCCCGCAACCTCCCCCTcaccccttttttgtttttttttttttNNNNNNNNNNNNNNNNNNNNNNNNNNNNNNNNNNNNNNNNNNNNNNNNNNNNNNNNN
This window harbors:
- the TGFBR3L gene encoding LOW QUALITY PROTEIN: transforming growth factor-beta receptor type 3-like protein (The sequence of the model RefSeq protein was modified relative to this genomic sequence to represent the inferred CDS: deleted 1 base in 1 codon), which gives rise to MALQPAQLLGCAGPRGRQGAHHRQGKRGAEPVMGESAAATASFFQRRWRGRGGRVTFPRGLKGSARFLSGPPFPPPLPPAPPFPAAPGPWLRRPLFSLKLSDTEDVFPHRAGPLEVPADSRVFVQAALARPSPRWGLALHRCSVTPSSRPAPGPALALLREGCPADTSVAFPPPPPPSPGATRPARFSFRLRPVFNASVQFLHCQLSRCRRLRGVRRAPAPLTPPPPPSRCLPQDEACAGTGSGSAEGLAADGLHLHTLTQPIVVTVPRPPPRPPKSVPGRAVRPEPPAPAPAALEPAPVVALVLAAFVLGAALAAGLGLVCAHSAPPAPGPLARASPSGPQPRRPQ
- the MAP2K7 gene encoding dual specificity mitogen-activated protein kinase kinase 7 isoform X1, translating into MAASSLEQKLSRLEAKLKQENREARRRIDLNLDISPQRPRPIIVITLSPAPAPSQRAALQLPLANDGGSRSPSSESSPQHPTPPARPRHMLGLPSTLFTPRSMESIEIDQKLQEIMKQTGYLTIGGQRYQAEINDLENLGEMGSGTCGQVWKMRFRKTGHVIAVKQMRRSGNKEENKRILMDLDVVLKSHDCPYIVQCFGTFITNTDVFIAMELMGTCAEKLKKRMQGPIPERILGKMTVAIVKALYYLKEKHGVIHRDVKPSNILLDERGQIKLCDFGISGRLVDSKAKTRSAGCAAYMAPERIDPPDPTKPDYDIRADVWSLGISLPCPSPSQVELATGQFPYKNCKTDFEVLTKVLQEEPPLLPGHMGFSGDFQSFVKDCLTKDHRKRPKYNKLLEHSFIKRYETLEVDVASWFKDVMAKTESPRTSGVLSQPHLPFFR
- the MAP2K7 gene encoding dual specificity mitogen-activated protein kinase kinase 7 isoform X3 gives rise to the protein MAASSLEQKLSRLEAKLKQENREARRRIDLNLDISPQRPRPTLQLPLANDGGSRSPSSESSPQHPTPPARPRHMLGLPSTLFTPRSMESIEIDQKLQEIMKQTGYLTIGGQRYQAEINDLENLGEMGSGTCGQVWKMRFRKTGHVIAVKQMRRSGNKEENKRILMDLDVVLKSHDCPYIVQCFGTFITNTDVFIAMELMGTCAEKLKKRMQGPIPERILGKMTVAIVKALYYLKEKHGVIHRDVKPSNILLDERGQIKLCDFGISGRLVDSKAKTRSAGCAAYMAPERIDPPDPTKPDYDIRADVWSLGISLPCPSPSQVELATGQFPYKNCKTDFEVLTKVLQEEPPLLPGHMGFSGDFQSFVKDCLTKDHRKRPKYNKLLEHSFIKRYETLEVDVASWFKDVMAKTESPRTSGVLSQPHLPFFR
- the MAP2K7 gene encoding dual specificity mitogen-activated protein kinase kinase 7 isoform X4; this encodes MAASSLEQKLSRLEAKLKQENREARRRIDLNLDISPQRPRPTLQLPLANDGGSRSPSSESSPQHPTPPARPRHMLGLPSTLFTPRSMESIEIDQKLQEIMKQTGYLTIGGQRYQAEINDLENLGEMGSGTCGQVWKMRFRKTGHVIAVKQMRRSGNKEENKRILMDLDVVLKSHDCPYIVQCFGTFITNTDVFIAMELMGTCAEKLKKRMQGPIPERILGKMTVAIVKALYYLKEKHGVIHRDVKPSNILLDERGQIKLCDFGISGRLVDSKAKTRSAGCAAYMAPERIDPPDPTKPDYDIRADVWSLGISLVELATGQFPYKNCKTDFEVLTKVLQEEPPLLPGHMGFSGDFQSFVKDCLTKDHRKRPKYNKLLEHSFIKRYETLEVDVASWFKDVMAKTESPRTSGVLSQPHLPFFR
- the MAP2K7 gene encoding dual specificity mitogen-activated protein kinase kinase 7 isoform X2, with protein sequence MAASSLEQKLSRLEAKLKQENREARRRIDLNLDISPQRPRPIIVITLSPAPAPSQRAALQLPLANDGGSRSPSSESSPQHPTPPARPRHMLGLPSTLFTPRSMESIEIDQKLQEIMKQTGYLTIGGQRYQAEINDLENLGEMGSGTCGQVWKMRFRKTGHVIAVKQMRRSGNKEENKRILMDLDVVLKSHDCPYIVQCFGTFITNTDVFIAMELMGTCAEKLKKRMQGPIPERILGKMTVAIVKALYYLKEKHGVIHRDVKPSNILLDERGQIKLCDFGISGRLVDSKAKTRSAGCAAYMAPERIDPPDPTKPDYDIRADVWSLGISLVELATGQFPYKNCKTDFEVLTKVLQEEPPLLPGHMGFSGDFQSFVKDCLTKDHRKRPKYNKLLEHSFIKRYETLEVDVASWFKDVMAKTESPRTSGVLSQPHLPFFR